In a single window of the Flavivirga spongiicola genome:
- a CDS encoding TIGR00266 family protein yields MTAHEIDYRIYGEEMQYVEIELDPEEGVVAEAGSFMMMDDGIKMETIFGDGSQKDSGFLGKILGAGKRILTGESLFMTAFYNNLVGKRNVSFASPYPGKISPIDLTEFGGKFICQKDAFLCAAKGVSVGIEFSKKLGRGLFGGEGFIMQKLEGDGMAFVHAGGTMAKKELQAGETLKVDTGCIVGFTQGVDYDIEFVGGIKNTIFGGEGLFFAKLQGPGVVYIQSLPFSRLAGRVLASAPRGGGKDKGEGSILGGLGDLLDGDNRF; encoded by the coding sequence ATGACAGCACACGAAATTGATTATAGAATATACGGAGAAGAAATGCAATATGTAGAAATTGAGCTTGACCCTGAAGAAGGCGTAGTAGCTGAAGCGGGCAGTTTTATGATGATGGACGATGGTATAAAAATGGAAACTATTTTTGGTGATGGTTCTCAAAAAGATTCTGGTTTTTTGGGTAAAATATTGGGAGCAGGAAAACGTATTCTTACTGGAGAGAGTTTATTTATGACTGCTTTTTACAATAATTTGGTTGGTAAAAGGAACGTATCCTTTGCTTCGCCATATCCTGGGAAAATTTCACCAATAGATTTAACAGAGTTTGGAGGAAAGTTTATTTGCCAAAAGGATGCATTTTTATGTGCAGCAAAGGGCGTAAGTGTAGGTATTGAGTTTTCGAAAAAATTAGGAAGAGGTTTATTTGGTGGCGAAGGTTTCATCATGCAAAAACTAGAAGGAGATGGTATGGCATTTGTTCATGCTGGTGGAACGATGGCTAAAAAAGAATTGCAAGCGGGAGAAACACTAAAAGTGGATACAGGATGCATCGTTGGTTTTACTCAAGGTGTAGACTACGATATAGAATTTGTTGGTGGTATTAAGAATACGATTTTTGGTGGAGAAGGGCTGTTTTTTGCGAAACTGCAAGGACCAGGAGTTGTTTATATTCAATCATTACCATTTAGTAGATTAGCGGGACGTGTTTTAGCATCAGCTCCACGAGGCGGAGGAAAGGACAAAGGAGAAGGTAGTATTTTAGGAGGTTTAGGAGATTTATTGGATGGGGATAATCGTTTTTAA
- a CDS encoding DUF4442 domain-containing protein, whose amino-acid sequence MSITPRKLNTFIIFKLPAAYLCGVRTKYIDTNKCMVTVRYKWINQNPFKSMFWAVQGMAAELSTGALMVSKIKESGKRISMLVTSNKATFTKKAIGRITFTCHDGKDIDEAIKKAIETREGQTIRVKSTGVNEEGLEVSNFNFEWSIKVKSDQ is encoded by the coding sequence ATGAGTATAACACCTAGAAAACTAAACACTTTCATAATTTTTAAATTACCTGCTGCATATTTATGTGGGGTTAGAACGAAATATATTGATACTAATAAGTGTATGGTAACAGTGCGATACAAATGGATAAACCAAAACCCATTTAAATCTATGTTTTGGGCTGTACAGGGGATGGCGGCAGAGCTTTCAACGGGTGCTTTAATGGTTTCAAAAATTAAAGAATCTGGAAAGCGCATTTCTATGTTAGTGACCTCAAATAAAGCAACATTTACCAAAAAAGCCATAGGGAGAATAACCTTTACTTGTCATGATGGTAAGGATATAGATGAAGCTATTAAAAAAGCCATAGAAACAAGAGAGGGGCAAACTATTAGGGTAAAATCTACTGGTGTAAACGAAGAAGGGTTAGAAGTTTCAAATTTTAATTTTGAATGGAGTATTAAGGTGAAGAGTGATCAGTAA
- a CDS encoding lipoprotein, translated as MKKIINLFTITLLLTSCSNTDENNINSSLLFGLWEIDKVILNNGTNLALEECKLQETLYFTSGSTVQWHTPENDNMTNPCSFFDYNMMYILSGKKIIAKYKNTEIEINVSKIDDSIITIKQINLVTTFKK; from the coding sequence ATGAAAAAAATCATTAACCTATTTACAATTACACTACTATTAACCTCTTGTTCAAATACTGATGAAAACAATATAAACTCATCACTATTATTTGGACTTTGGGAAATAGACAAAGTAATACTAAACAATGGTACTAATTTAGCGTTGGAAGAATGTAAACTTCAAGAAACATTATATTTTACATCTGGTAGTACCGTTCAATGGCATACTCCCGAAAATGATAACATGACTAACCCTTGTTCATTTTTTGATTACAATATGATGTATATTCTATCAGGAAAAAAAATCATAGCAAAATACAAGAATACTGAAATTGAAATAAATGTATCTAAAATTGATGATAGCATAATAACTATAAAACAAATAAACTTGGTGACTACATTTAAAAAATAA
- a CDS encoding cupin domain-containing protein yields MAINIYEPCTNSITGETFRTISFNKEALVMQWTVQPKGHVPLEHIHLNQDEVFHVKQGEIELFMGGKTRIAKEGESITVLAGVAHVASNNKDTVLDCLVEYRPGLDHNVFMQCFMGLMHDDLLDKKGIINIPRIGYFMTRMKAKCLACPNNIPPFVFTLALKVFYLIGVLNGWNKLYHKYTGL; encoded by the coding sequence ATGGCAATCAATATTTACGAACCCTGTACCAATTCTATAACTGGAGAAACCTTCAGGACTATTTCCTTTAACAAAGAGGCACTGGTAATGCAGTGGACTGTTCAACCAAAGGGACATGTACCTCTCGAACACATACACCTAAATCAAGATGAAGTTTTTCATGTAAAACAGGGTGAGATTGAACTATTCATGGGCGGGAAAACTCGTATCGCAAAGGAAGGAGAAAGCATAACTGTTCTTGCCGGAGTAGCACACGTAGCATCAAACAATAAAGATACTGTACTCGACTGTTTGGTAGAATACAGACCTGGACTAGATCATAATGTTTTCATGCAATGTTTTATGGGATTGATGCATGATGATTTGTTAGATAAGAAAGGGATAATCAACATACCTAGGATTGGTTATTTTATGACTAGGATGAAGGCGAAATGTCTCGCTTGTCCCAACAACATCCCGCCTTTCGTTTTTACATTAGCCCTTAAAGTATTTTACTTGATTGGTGTTCTAAATGGATGGAATAAGCTTTATCACAAATACACTGGTTTGTAG
- the argE gene encoding acetylornithine deacetylase, whose protein sequence is MSNINTVEDILAKLISFPVLGGESNLSIINWVQDYIESHNVTVHMVPNEAGNKASLHCRIGPAVDGGLILSGHTDVVPVEGQDWDTNPFELVDKGDGKLYGRGSCDMKGFLATCLVMLPEIVKANLIKPIYFAFSYDEEVGCLAAPDLIEHIKKTYAETPKYALIGEPTLMEPIVGQKGIYILETAVNGSAGHSSRIKQEVSAIHESARLILWLENKMNDLIDTGRIDNRFNPPHTSIHIGQFKGGIAPNVIADKASFFWDLRTIPMDDTESIIAEFDAHCRTREQELKAIYPDFKIKTVEDHWPVPPLDTKETDDVVSIIKKISGHSKVNTVAYASEAGQFKNGGFQSVICGPGSIIQAHRANEFITKDELKKGMKMISKLIIEMSHPDFT, encoded by the coding sequence ATGAGCAATATTAATACGGTAGAAGACATTTTAGCTAAACTCATTTCATTTCCAGTATTGGGAGGGGAAAGTAATTTAAGCATCATCAATTGGGTTCAAGATTATATTGAATCCCATAATGTAACGGTTCATATGGTTCCTAATGAAGCGGGGAACAAAGCATCTTTACATTGCAGAATCGGACCGGCTGTAGATGGAGGCCTTATACTTTCAGGTCATACAGATGTGGTTCCTGTTGAAGGTCAAGATTGGGATACCAATCCGTTTGAATTAGTTGATAAAGGTGATGGTAAACTTTACGGCAGAGGTTCTTGCGACATGAAAGGCTTTCTTGCAACCTGTCTTGTCATGTTGCCGGAAATAGTAAAGGCCAATTTAATTAAACCCATATATTTTGCTTTCTCTTATGATGAAGAAGTTGGTTGTTTGGCGGCACCAGATTTGATAGAACATATAAAAAAAACCTATGCTGAAACTCCAAAGTATGCACTTATAGGCGAACCTACTCTTATGGAACCTATCGTTGGACAAAAAGGCATTTATATTTTAGAAACGGCTGTTAATGGTTCTGCAGGACATAGCAGCAGAATTAAACAAGAAGTAAGTGCCATTCACGAATCTGCAAGACTTATACTATGGCTAGAAAATAAAATGAACGATTTAATAGATACTGGTCGCATAGACAATCGTTTCAATCCGCCACATACTTCAATTCATATTGGGCAATTTAAAGGTGGTATTGCTCCAAATGTTATTGCTGACAAGGCTTCATTTTTTTGGGATTTGCGTACCATCCCAATGGATGACACCGAAAGTATTATTGCAGAATTTGATGCGCATTGTAGAACACGAGAACAAGAACTCAAAGCTATATATCCCGATTTTAAAATTAAAACTGTGGAAGACCATTGGCCTGTACCACCGTTAGACACTAAAGAAACTGATGATGTGGTGTCAATAATAAAAAAAATATCAGGGCACTCAAAAGTAAATACAGTTGCCTATGCCTCTGAAGCTGGTCAATTTAAAAACGGTGGCTTCCAGAGTGTTATCTGCGGACCTGGCTCCATCATTCAGGCACATAGAGCCAATGAGTTTATCACTAAAGATGAATTGAAAAAAGGAATGAAAATGATTTCTAAATTAATTATAGAAATGTCACATCCTGATTTTACATAA
- a CDS encoding DUF4870 domain-containing protein, with protein MLDNHQKNIATFIHLSTFSRFIIPFGNLIGPIILWVANKDKSEFVDNHGKQAINFQVSILLYALILGTLTIPFFIFKIFNGIDFIDFHGFHDFHINIGKPSPLLYIGGGLGVLAIIGFILELVFIINASLKARDGELYNYPLTINFLK; from the coding sequence ATGTTAGATAATCATCAAAAAAACATCGCAACATTTATTCATTTATCAACCTTCAGCAGGTTTATAATTCCATTTGGAAACTTGATTGGCCCTATTATTCTTTGGGTTGCTAATAAGGATAAATCTGAATTTGTAGATAACCATGGTAAACAGGCTATCAATTTTCAAGTTAGTATTTTACTATACGCACTTATTTTAGGAACTTTAACCATTCCATTTTTTATTTTTAAAATATTTAATGGTATCGACTTTATAGATTTTCATGGGTTTCATGATTTTCATATCAATATTGGTAAGCCTTCTCCTCTACTCTATATTGGTGGTGGCTTAGGGGTTTTAGCCATTATAGGTTTCATACTGGAACTTGTTTTTATTATTAATGCAAGCTTAAAAGCCAGAGATGGTGAGTTATACAATTATCCATTAACAATCAATTTTTTAAAATAA
- a CDS encoding PadR family transcriptional regulator, producing the protein MKIENTKAQMRKGVLEFCILSVLKDDDAYVAEILGTLKDAKLLVVEGTIYPLLTRLKNAGLLNYRWEESTSGPPRKYYGLTETGKLFLKELNTTWSELQNAVNIVTSQKTTKK; encoded by the coding sequence ATGAAGATAGAAAACACAAAAGCACAAATGCGTAAAGGTGTGCTAGAATTTTGCATACTTTCTGTCTTAAAAGACGACGATGCCTATGTAGCAGAAATTTTAGGCACTCTTAAGGACGCTAAGTTGCTTGTAGTAGAAGGCACTATTTATCCTTTACTAACCCGACTTAAAAATGCAGGACTTTTAAATTACAGATGGGAAGAGTCGACCTCTGGACCTCCAAGAAAATATTATGGATTAACAGAAACAGGAAAATTGTTTCTTAAGGAATTAAATACGACCTGGAGTGAATTACAAAACGCAGTAAACATAGTAACAAGCCAAAAAACAACAAAAAAATGA
- a CDS encoding PspC domain-containing protein, giving the protein MNKTVNINLAGIFFHIDEDAYLKLQRYLEAIKRSFTDSQGRSEIISDIEARIAELFNDRVQNNKEVIRIKEVDEVISIMGQPEDYLVDDEIFEDEPQTSYKRRTSPSKKLFRDTDNSYVGGVSSGLAHYFGIDTIWIRLAWIILIFGAGTGILLYILLWVLVPEAKTTAEKIMMTGEPVTISNIEKKIKDGFENVTDVAKNVTDSVGAAAKNVSDSVSNAAKNVDFQKQGSKIKSSSKTFFDTLGEVIMFFFKVFAKFIGVILMFTGAIAIISLIIALFSLGVVNVIHIPGLDLVDIVNAGNTPVWLVSLFTFFTVGIPFFFLFYLGLKILINNLKSIGNIAKFTLLGLWLISTIGLVVIGIRQASEHAFNERVIAKQELNITANDTLKIKMAENDLYMNSYYRNNSFKVLNNENGEKTIYRSDIRIIVKSTTDSLAKIGIEKSADGSNYEKAIERAKNISYNYAFNGNELLLDSYLATPAENKFSDQEIVVILYLPEGSIANFGNTTKSFLNYRTYNGNIVSSGDTNHYLQITDGGITCLDCPVEKPSSIKIDIHDDDSSVKLDSTGLEIKDDDVSIKVDAKGLSGEDDAIKVKIDSDGINIKSKDN; this is encoded by the coding sequence ATGAATAAAACTGTCAACATAAATTTAGCTGGTATATTTTTTCATATCGATGAAGATGCATACTTAAAATTACAACGCTATCTTGAGGCTATAAAACGTTCATTTACAGATTCTCAAGGTCGTTCTGAAATCATATCAGATATTGAAGCGCGTATTGCAGAGCTTTTTAATGATCGCGTACAGAATAATAAAGAAGTTATACGTATTAAGGAAGTAGATGAAGTTATTTCAATCATGGGACAACCTGAAGATTATTTGGTTGACGATGAAATTTTTGAAGATGAACCTCAAACGTCATATAAGCGTAGAACTTCACCTTCTAAAAAACTATTCAGAGATACAGACAACTCTTATGTTGGAGGGGTATCATCTGGATTAGCACATTACTTTGGTATTGATACTATTTGGATTCGTTTAGCCTGGATTATCCTAATCTTTGGAGCTGGTACAGGTATTCTTCTGTATATTTTATTATGGGTTTTAGTACCAGAAGCAAAAACAACGGCAGAGAAAATAATGATGACGGGGGAACCTGTTACTATTAGTAACATTGAAAAAAAAATTAAAGACGGTTTTGAAAACGTAACAGATGTTGCAAAAAATGTCACCGATTCTGTTGGAGCTGCAGCTAAGAATGTTTCAGATTCTGTTTCAAACGCAGCCAAAAATGTAGATTTTCAAAAGCAAGGAAGCAAGATTAAATCAAGTTCTAAAACATTTTTTGATACGCTTGGAGAAGTGATTATGTTCTTTTTTAAAGTGTTTGCTAAGTTTATTGGCGTTATACTAATGTTTACAGGAGCAATAGCCATCATATCTCTAATAATTGCTCTATTTTCTTTAGGGGTTGTTAATGTTATTCATATTCCTGGTCTCGATCTTGTAGATATTGTTAATGCCGGAAATACACCTGTATGGTTAGTATCTTTATTTACCTTTTTCACTGTTGGAATTCCTTTCTTTTTTCTATTCTATTTAGGGTTAAAAATACTGATAAACAATCTGAAATCGATTGGTAATATCGCTAAATTCACTTTACTGGGTCTATGGTTAATATCTACTATTGGTTTGGTAGTTATAGGCATAAGGCAAGCGAGTGAACATGCCTTTAATGAGCGTGTTATTGCTAAGCAAGAATTAAACATCACTGCAAACGATACTTTAAAAATTAAAATGGCAGAAAATGACCTTTACATGAACAGTTATTATAGAAATAATTCGTTTAAAGTGCTGAATAACGAAAACGGAGAAAAAACTATTTATAGGTCAGATATCAGAATCATAGTTAAATCTACTACCGATTCTTTAGCCAAAATAGGTATTGAGAAAAGTGCTGATGGCAGTAATTATGAAAAAGCTATTGAACGCGCCAAAAATATAAGTTACAACTATGCCTTTAATGGAAATGAATTATTATTAGATTCTTATTTAGCTACACCAGCTGAAAACAAATTTAGTGATCAGGAAATTGTTGTTATTCTCTATTTACCAGAAGGAAGTATTGCTAATTTTGGTAATACCACAAAATCATTTTTAAATTATAGAACCTATAACGGGAATATTGTATCCTCAGGTGATACAAATCATTATTTACAAATTACAGATGGGGGTATTACATGTTTGGACTGCCCCGTTGAAAAACCTTCTAGTATAAAGATTGATATTCATGATGATGATTCCAGCGTTAAATTAGATAGTACTGGCTTAGAGATAAAAGACGATGACGTCAGCATAAAAGTAGATGCGAAGGGTCTTTCTGGAGAAGACGATGCTATTAAAGTTAAAATAGATTCAGACGGTATTAATATAAAATCAAAGGACAATTAA
- a CDS encoding head GIN domain-containing protein produces the protein MATLVKFILATILSLTLFSCNFDMNFNTGVRGNGKVITEERTINEPFSAIKATEGLDVYLTQSDNESIFVEADENLHDIIIVEVVNGTLKIHTRESIGRASSKKVKVSFKDISSIVSTSGSDVYATNIITTENLELKSTSGSDMKLEVNTSVLNCKSTSGSDLRLSGKTVKLIAEATSGSDIKAADLIAESSHVKATSGADITVNTSKELTAKATSGGDIKYYGNPEKVDKSNNSSGSVRKQ, from the coding sequence ATGGCAACACTAGTAAAGTTTATTTTAGCAACCATTTTAAGTTTAACACTTTTTTCATGCAACTTCGATATGAACTTCAATACCGGAGTTCGTGGAAATGGAAAGGTTATAACTGAAGAAAGAACAATTAATGAACCTTTTTCAGCTATTAAAGCTACTGAAGGTTTAGATGTATATCTAACACAAAGCGATAACGAAAGTATTTTTGTTGAAGCTGATGAAAATCTACACGATATTATTATAGTAGAAGTAGTGAATGGCACTTTAAAAATACATACCAGAGAAAGTATTGGTAGAGCTTCATCAAAAAAAGTTAAGGTAAGCTTTAAAGATATTTCAAGTATTGTATCTACAAGCGGAAGTGATGTATACGCTACAAATATTATAACTACTGAAAATTTGGAGCTTAAATCGACCAGTGGCAGTGATATGAAACTTGAAGTAAACACATCTGTGTTAAATTGCAAATCTACAAGTGGTAGCGATTTAAGGTTATCAGGAAAAACAGTTAAACTCATTGCAGAAGCTACCAGTGGTAGCGACATTAAAGCTGCTGATTTAATTGCAGAATCCAGCCATGTAAAAGCAACAAGCGGTGCGGATATTACTGTAAACACATCTAAAGAACTTACAGCAAAAGCAACAAGTGGTGGTGATATAAAATATTATGGAAATCCTGAAAAAGTTGACAAAAGTAACAACTCTTCAGGCAGTGTAAGAAAACAATAA
- a CDS encoding glycoside hydrolase family 97 protein: MKKIALLLLSIVLMSCHAIDKKNLEVKSPNSNIQLQFGLNTEGSPYYLVQFNSKTIIDTSYLGFQFTNTSALKTNLKIINSRTDTFNETWQMPWGEQLDVVNNYNELKVELEEVTASNRKLNLVFKLYDDGLGFRYELPEQENFTEALIAEELTEFNLTEDYKTFWIPGDWDIYEHLYSTTKFSEINALSKRNHPSLGQTHIPENAVNTPVTMVGKDGIHLSFHEASLVDYSGMTLKIDKENLSMISNLVGSRNTNHKVKRTLPFHTPWRSIQITNNAPDLIESNLIVNLNEPNKLDDISWFTPMKYTGVWWEMHLGKSSWDYGMTQDESGTWVDTGKAHGNHGATTENVKRFIDFSSKNNIKGVLVEGWNTGWEHWIGFEDREGVFDFVTPYPDYDLEEVVRYGKEKDVDIIMHHETSAATETYAKQQDTAFALMQRLGIHSVKTGYVGKILPKGEYHHGQYMVNQYNNTVKKAAKYQVAINAHEPIKATGLRRTYPNTISREGLRGQEFNAWSADGGNPPEHLPIVAFTRMLAGPIDFTPGIFNIKFNEYKKENQVNTTLAQQLALYVVIYSPIQMAADLVEHYEANPEPLKFIKDVGVDWKQTKVLNGEVGEYVTIAREERDTGNWFIGSITNEEKRALEISLDFLNKDITYEAIIYKDGEDAHWNKNPTSLTIDKLEVTNTTILNLRLAEGGGTAISIKKK, from the coding sequence ATGAAAAAAATAGCCCTATTATTACTTTCAATTGTGTTAATGTCATGTCATGCAATTGATAAAAAAAATTTAGAAGTAAAATCACCCAATTCAAATATTCAATTACAATTTGGACTAAACACAGAAGGAAGCCCATATTACTTAGTACAGTTTAATAGCAAAACAATTATTGATACCTCTTATTTAGGGTTTCAGTTCACTAACACATCAGCTTTAAAAACTAATCTTAAAATTATAAATAGTAGAACAGATACATTCAATGAAACCTGGCAAATGCCATGGGGAGAGCAATTGGATGTTGTTAATAATTATAACGAACTAAAGGTAGAGTTGGAGGAAGTTACGGCTTCAAATAGAAAACTAAATCTTGTATTTAAATTATATGATGATGGATTAGGTTTTAGATATGAACTACCGGAACAAGAGAATTTTACAGAAGCTCTAATAGCCGAAGAACTTACTGAGTTTAATTTAACAGAGGATTATAAAACGTTTTGGATTCCCGGAGACTGGGATATTTATGAGCATTTATATAGTACCACCAAGTTTTCAGAAATTAACGCTTTAAGCAAGCGGAATCACCCTAGTTTAGGGCAAACTCATATTCCGGAAAATGCAGTCAATACACCGGTAACCATGGTAGGTAAAGATGGTATTCATCTTAGTTTTCATGAAGCATCGCTGGTCGATTATTCTGGAATGACTTTAAAAATTGATAAAGAAAATTTATCTATGATTAGTAACTTGGTAGGATCAAGAAATACTAATCACAAAGTAAAGCGAACACTTCCTTTTCATACACCCTGGCGAAGTATTCAAATTACTAATAATGCACCCGATTTAATTGAATCTAATTTAATAGTAAACCTGAATGAACCTAATAAATTAGACGATATCTCATGGTTTACGCCAATGAAATATACAGGTGTTTGGTGGGAAATGCACTTAGGAAAATCATCCTGGGATTATGGAATGACTCAAGATGAAAGCGGTACATGGGTAGATACTGGAAAAGCACATGGTAATCATGGAGCAACTACCGAAAATGTAAAGCGTTTTATAGATTTCTCTTCTAAAAATAACATAAAAGGTGTTTTGGTTGAAGGTTGGAACACAGGTTGGGAGCATTGGATTGGTTTTGAAGATAGGGAAGGGGTATTCGATTTTGTAACTCCCTATCCTGATTATGATTTAGAAGAAGTTGTTCGTTATGGAAAAGAAAAAGACGTTGATATTATTATGCACCATGAAACATCAGCGGCCACAGAAACCTATGCTAAGCAACAAGATACCGCCTTTGCTTTAATGCAGCGTTTAGGAATTCATTCTGTGAAAACGGGCTATGTGGGTAAAATTCTTCCTAAAGGAGAATATCACCACGGGCAGTATATGGTAAATCAATATAATAATACCGTTAAAAAAGCTGCTAAATATCAAGTCGCTATAAATGCCCATGAACCTATAAAAGCAACAGGGTTGCGTAGAACGTATCCAAATACAATTTCACGAGAAGGCTTACGTGGGCAAGAATTTAATGCTTGGTCGGCGGATGGAGGTAACCCTCCAGAACATTTGCCAATCGTAGCTTTTACAAGAATGTTAGCTGGTCCGATAGATTTTACACCTGGAATTTTTAATATAAAGTTCAACGAGTATAAAAAGGAAAATCAAGTTAATACAACCTTGGCACAACAGCTCGCTTTATATGTGGTTATTTACAGTCCCATACAAATGGCAGCAGATTTAGTGGAACATTATGAAGCAAACCCAGAACCGTTAAAATTTATAAAAGATGTGGGTGTCGATTGGAAACAAACCAAAGTGTTGAATGGTGAAGTAGGTGAGTATGTTACCATTGCGAGAGAAGAGCGTGATACAGGCAACTGGTTTATTGGTAGTATAACCAATGAAGAAAAGAGAGCATTGGAAATTTCCCTAGATTTTTTAAATAAAGATATAACCTATGAAGCCATTATTTATAAAGATGGGGAAGATGCACACTGGAATAAAAATCCGACCTCTTTAACTATAGATAAACTTGAAGTTACAAATACGACCATATTAAATTTAAGACTAGCTGAAGGCGGTGGTACTGCTATTAGTATTAAAAAAAAGTGA
- a CDS encoding alpha-amylase family glycosyl hydrolase: MKKIIIIIIVSIFLSNCKAKQEEESHIKPKTPFIWEGANIYFLLTDRFNNGDISNDINFNRTAETGKLRGFKGGDIKGVTQKIKAGYFTDLGINAIWMTPIVEQIHGGTDEGTGLSYGFHGYWTRDWTALDPNFGTKEDLHELVEAAHRKGIRIVLDAVINHTGPVTDRDPVWPENWVRTGPKCDYQTYDSTITCTLVDNLPDIKTETDESVSLPNQLIEKWKKEGRYEQEIAELNDFFNRTGYPRAPRFYIIKWLADYITEFGIDGYRADTVKHTEAYVWQEFKTECDYAFAEWKKGNPDKVLDNNNFYLVGEVYNYGISTGQYFDFGDKKVNYFDNAFQGLINFQFKWHAAQQDYETLFKSYSNYLTTYLKGFGTLNYVSSHDDGKPYDASREKPFDTATKLLLSPGASQVYYGDESARSLIIEGTEGDATLRSFMNWNAIKSDAKTKKILSHWQKLGQFRANHPAVGAGIHQMITHEPYLFYRSFSKNDYKDLVVVGLDLPIGEKILDVSKLFNNDDALHDAYSNQNIVVKNGKVIIDSEFNIVLLEKK; encoded by the coding sequence ATGAAAAAAATAATTATTATTATAATAGTGTCCATATTTCTTTCGAATTGTAAAGCAAAACAAGAAGAAGAGAGTCATATTAAACCTAAAACACCATTTATTTGGGAGGGTGCAAACATATATTTCTTGTTAACAGATAGATTTAACAATGGTGATATTAGTAATGACATTAATTTTAACAGAACAGCAGAAACAGGTAAGCTTAGAGGTTTTAAAGGAGGAGATATTAAAGGAGTCACTCAAAAAATTAAAGCAGGTTATTTTACTGATTTAGGGATCAATGCTATTTGGATGACACCCATTGTTGAGCAAATTCATGGTGGCACAGATGAAGGTACAGGGCTTAGCTATGGTTTTCACGGGTATTGGACTCGAGATTGGACCGCTTTAGACCCAAATTTTGGAACTAAGGAAGATTTACACGAATTAGTTGAAGCCGCACATAGAAAGGGGATTAGAATTGTATTAGATGCTGTCATAAATCATACAGGTCCTGTTACAGATAGAGATCCTGTTTGGCCTGAGAACTGGGTTAGAACAGGTCCTAAATGTGACTACCAAACATACGATTCAACCATTACTTGTACACTTGTTGATAATCTTCCGGATATAAAAACGGAAACTGACGAATCTGTTAGTTTACCAAACCAACTCATAGAGAAATGGAAAAAAGAAGGACGTTATGAACAGGAAATAGCAGAATTGAATGATTTTTTTAATCGAACGGGATATCCCAGAGCACCTAGATTCTACATTATAAAATGGTTAGCCGATTATATTACCGAATTCGGAATTGATGGTTACCGAGCAGATACGGTAAAGCACACAGAAGCCTATGTGTGGCAAGAATTTAAAACAGAATGTGATTACGCTTTTGCAGAATGGAAAAAAGGCAATCCTGATAAGGTGCTAGATAATAACAACTTTTATTTAGTAGGAGAAGTTTATAATTATGGAATTAGCACAGGACAGTACTTTGATTTTGGAGATAAAAAAGTGAATTATTTTGATAATGCATTTCAAGGTTTAATCAATTTTCAATTTAAATGGCATGCTGCTCAACAAGATTATGAAACACTATTTAAAAGTTATTCAAATTATTTAACGACCTATTTAAAAGGTTTTGGTACGCTTAACTATGTATCGTCACATGATGATGGTAAACCTTATGATGCATCACGTGAAAAGCCTTTTGATACTGCAACAAAGTTATTACTATCACCTGGAGCTTCACAAGTTTATTATGGAGATGAGTCTGCACGCTCTTTAATTATTGAAGGTACAGAAGGGGATGCTACTTTGCGTTCTTTTATGAATTGGAATGCGATAAAAAGCGATGCAAAAACTAAAAAGATATTATCGCACTGGCAAAAATTAGGACAGTTTAGAGCGAATCATCCGGCAGTAGGAGCTGGTATTCATCAAATGATTACCCATGAACCCTATTTGTTTTATAGAAGTTTTTCAAAAAACGACTATAAAGACCTTGTTGTTGTAGGCTTAGATTTGCCAATAGGAGAAAAAATACTAGATGTATCAAAATTGTTTAATAATGATGATGCCCTCCACGATGCATATTCAAATCAGAATATAGTAGTTAAAAATGGCAAAGTAATCATAGATTCAGAATTTAATATCGTTTTATTGGAAAAGAAATAA